A genome region from Corallococcus exiguus includes the following:
- a CDS encoding M4 family metallopeptidase, which produces MTRKNRWLLAGLTFTLSACGAGDPQAEAPSAPSETRLVDLKSALGALPGAEVRGVHADGAPQFILGALGTTGRPISGASARQAHALLEPTLLRVLPAFRLTAKDLVPQRIQRDELGKTHLRYAQTKDGLPVVNEELIVHLDARGQVYAVNGTARDGEPLPAPARIAPEAASEAALAASPAGSSAGAPREVFVRPTPEASLVRAFEVVVSGQDADGMPLRDRVYVSAADGQEVLRAPEIHAARNRTVCSVGGSNNGTCRVEGQVATGDTTIDRTYDNLGLFYDCFQANFGRDSYNGMGGPLLAQVHYGTSYANAYFDGTKLVCGDGSLPQLGQPCEDPDIVVHEFMHGVTETTSDLIYSGESGALSESLSDIYAATCGSWASGTWSTATSVWHIAETAWTPGTSGDALRYMNDPAADGYSVDYAPDLNSGTDVHHGSGVANLAFKLMATGGVHPRGKTLVNVPAIGVEAAAHIFWYANMNLFTRSTSLYAARLATRVAAQSLGYNTAVQDAVDAAWSAVGVGVTTSPSCVPLPNNTTVSLISGNASSQKYYCFDVPANTPSTVSISGGTGDVDLYTRFDFAPTTQIYDCRPYLTGNNETCNLVARPIAGRQYLLLRGFTAYSGVSLSVAW; this is translated from the coding sequence ATGACGCGAAAGAACCGCTGGCTCCTCGCCGGCCTGACGTTCACGCTGTCCGCATGTGGTGCGGGAGATCCCCAGGCCGAGGCGCCTTCCGCTCCTTCTGAAACCCGCCTGGTCGACCTGAAGTCGGCCCTGGGAGCGCTGCCCGGCGCGGAGGTGCGGGGCGTGCACGCGGACGGCGCGCCCCAGTTCATCCTGGGCGCGCTGGGCACGACGGGCCGGCCCATCTCCGGTGCCAGCGCCCGGCAGGCGCACGCGCTCCTGGAGCCCACCCTGCTGCGCGTGCTGCCCGCCTTCCGGCTGACGGCGAAGGACCTGGTGCCCCAGCGCATCCAGCGGGACGAGCTGGGCAAGACGCACCTGCGCTACGCGCAGACCAAGGACGGGCTCCCGGTGGTGAACGAGGAGCTCATCGTCCACCTGGATGCGCGGGGTCAGGTGTACGCAGTGAACGGCACCGCGCGTGACGGCGAACCCCTGCCGGCCCCCGCTCGCATCGCGCCAGAGGCCGCGAGCGAGGCTGCGCTGGCGGCGTCCCCGGCGGGCAGCAGCGCGGGAGCCCCTCGCGAGGTCTTCGTCCGGCCGACCCCCGAGGCGTCCCTGGTCCGCGCCTTCGAGGTGGTGGTGTCCGGACAGGACGCGGACGGAATGCCCCTGCGCGACCGCGTCTACGTGAGCGCGGCGGACGGCCAGGAGGTGCTGCGCGCGCCGGAGATCCACGCCGCGCGCAACCGCACGGTGTGCTCCGTGGGCGGCTCCAACAACGGCACGTGCCGGGTTGAAGGCCAGGTGGCCACTGGCGACACGACCATCGACAGGACGTACGACAACCTGGGCCTCTTCTACGACTGCTTCCAGGCGAACTTCGGCCGCGACTCGTATAACGGCATGGGCGGCCCGCTGCTGGCGCAGGTGCACTACGGCACCAGCTACGCGAACGCGTACTTCGACGGCACGAAGCTGGTCTGCGGTGACGGAAGCCTGCCCCAGCTGGGGCAGCCGTGCGAGGACCCGGACATCGTCGTGCACGAGTTCATGCACGGCGTCACCGAGACCACGTCCGACCTCATCTACAGCGGCGAGTCCGGAGCGCTCAGCGAGTCACTGTCGGACATCTACGCCGCCACCTGCGGCAGCTGGGCCTCGGGCACCTGGAGCACCGCGACGTCCGTGTGGCACATCGCGGAGACGGCCTGGACCCCTGGCACGTCCGGGGATGCCCTGCGCTACATGAACGACCCGGCGGCGGATGGCTACTCCGTGGACTACGCCCCGGACCTGAACAGCGGCACGGACGTGCACCACGGCTCCGGGGTGGCCAACCTGGCGTTCAAGCTGATGGCCACCGGCGGCGTGCACCCGCGAGGAAAGACGCTGGTGAACGTGCCTGCCATCGGCGTGGAGGCCGCGGCCCACATCTTCTGGTACGCCAACATGAACCTCTTCACCCGCAGCACCAGCCTCTACGCGGCCAGATTGGCGACGCGGGTGGCGGCGCAGAGCCTGGGCTACAACACCGCCGTCCAGGACGCGGTGGATGCGGCGTGGAGCGCAGTGGGCGTGGGCGTCACGACGTCGCCCTCCTGTGTTCCGCTGCCCAACAACACCACGGTGTCCCTCATCTCCGGCAACGCCTCGTCGCAGAAGTACTACTGCTTCGACGTGCCGGCGAACACGCCCTCCACGGTGAGCATCTCCGGCGGCACCGGGGACGTGGACCTCTACACGCGCTTCGACTTCGCGCCCACGACCCAGATTTACGATTGCCGTCCCTACCTGACGGGCAACAACGAGACGTGCAACCTGGTGGCGCGGCCCATCGCCGGCCGGCAGTACCTCCTGCTCCGGGGCTTCACCGCCTACAGCGGCGTGAGCCTCTCCGTGGCCTGGTGA
- a CDS encoding DUF2378 family protein: MRDERVIFSSSVDSLYRKVLAPSLTPELVDRLRARGLNLHAPLLAAYPLAVWVDCLEDTARTLHPDQPVEQGRRLMGRRMVEGYAQTLVGGAVLTLARVVGPMRSLERMQHNFRSGNNYTETRLTVLGPAQADLWFNEPEALEGFVDGVLEEGMLRVGVQGFTLHRTRHSPDSATYHLEWADRSS, encoded by the coding sequence ATGAGGGACGAGCGCGTCATCTTCAGCAGCAGCGTGGACAGCCTGTACCGCAAGGTGCTGGCCCCCTCCCTGACGCCCGAGCTGGTGGACCGGCTGCGCGCGCGGGGGTTGAACCTGCACGCCCCACTGCTCGCCGCGTACCCCCTGGCCGTCTGGGTGGACTGCCTGGAGGACACGGCCCGCACGCTCCACCCCGACCAGCCGGTGGAGCAGGGCCGGCGCCTGATGGGCCGGCGGATGGTGGAGGGCTACGCGCAGACGCTGGTGGGCGGCGCGGTCCTCACGCTGGCCCGCGTGGTGGGGCCCATGCGCTCGCTGGAGCGCATGCAGCACAACTTCCGCAGCGGCAACAACTACACGGAGACGCGCCTCACCGTGCTGGGCCCCGCCCAGGCGGACCTCTGGTTCAACGAACCGGAGGCCCTGGAGGGCTTCGTGGACGGCGTGCTGGAAGAAGGGATGTTGCGCGTGGGAGTCCAGGGCTTCACCCTGCACCGCACCCGCCACTCGCCCGATTCCGCCACCTATCACCTGGAGTGGGCCGACCGGTCCTCCTGA
- a CDS encoding DUF2383 domain-containing protein, whose protein sequence is MANTDIETLNSFLRGELSAVETYRQASKHIKSDLARTEVDACLHDHEARVDAIKERIEKLGGNPAESSGVWGVFAKVVQGGADLLGEKAAIDALEQGEDHGLADYNRDVGKLHGEARSFARQQLLPAQKQTHDRLSRLKHNPTLH, encoded by the coding sequence ATGGCCAATACCGACATCGAGACGCTGAACTCCTTCCTGCGCGGTGAGCTCTCCGCCGTGGAGACCTACCGGCAGGCGAGCAAGCACATCAAGAGCGACCTGGCTCGCACGGAGGTGGACGCCTGCCTCCATGACCACGAGGCCCGCGTCGACGCCATCAAGGAGCGCATCGAGAAGCTGGGCGGCAATCCGGCGGAGAGCTCCGGCGTCTGGGGCGTGTTCGCCAAGGTGGTCCAGGGCGGAGCTGACCTGCTGGGGGAGAAGGCCGCCATCGACGCCCTGGAGCAGGGCGAGGACCACGGCCTGGCGGACTACAACCGCGACGTGGGCAAGCTCCACGGCGAGGCCCGCAGTTTCGCGCGTCAGCAGCTGCTGCCGGCCCAGAAGCAGACGCATGACCGGCTCAGCCGCTTGAAGCACAACCCGACCCTGCACTGA
- the xdhC gene encoding xanthine dehydrogenase accessory protein XdhC, with product MWNWVHQLAEWAREDTPFAVVTVTECKGSTPAPPGAKLLVRADGTFHGTIGGGHLEQLVLQDARACLARGEARTFRYPLGAKLGQCCGGVVDVFVEPVNHGPQLYLFGAGHVGQALCRILEGTPFRVHLVDERAEWVQSPQVPAGVVRHEEAWDEFASRAVWDEQRTYVAVMTHRHDVDQDIIAFAIQKPARYIGLIGSDTKWARFRQRLDAKGMPARQVGRVQCPMGLPTGGKSPQEVAVSIAAGLLQLHHGLAQEAGAQPAPAPLLSSGE from the coding sequence ATGTGGAACTGGGTTCACCAGCTGGCGGAGTGGGCACGCGAGGACACGCCGTTCGCCGTCGTGACGGTGACGGAGTGCAAGGGCAGCACGCCCGCGCCCCCCGGCGCGAAGCTGCTGGTGCGCGCGGACGGCACCTTCCACGGCACCATCGGCGGAGGCCACCTGGAGCAGTTGGTCCTTCAGGACGCCCGCGCGTGTCTGGCCAGGGGCGAGGCGCGCACGTTCCGCTATCCGCTGGGCGCGAAGCTGGGCCAGTGCTGTGGAGGAGTCGTGGACGTCTTCGTCGAGCCCGTCAACCACGGGCCCCAGCTGTACCTCTTCGGAGCCGGCCACGTGGGACAGGCGCTGTGCCGCATCCTGGAGGGAACCCCCTTTCGCGTGCACCTGGTGGATGAGCGCGCCGAGTGGGTCCAGTCCCCGCAGGTGCCCGCTGGCGTGGTGCGCCACGAGGAGGCGTGGGACGAGTTCGCGTCGCGCGCGGTCTGGGACGAGCAGCGCACCTACGTGGCGGTGATGACGCACCGGCACGACGTGGATCAGGACATCATCGCCTTCGCCATCCAGAAGCCGGCCCGTTACATCGGGCTCATCGGCAGTGACACGAAGTGGGCCCGCTTCCGGCAGAGGCTGGATGCGAAGGGGATGCCCGCCCGGCAGGTGGGCCGCGTCCAGTGTCCCATGGGGCTGCCCACCGGGGGAAAGTCACCGCAAGAGGTGGCCGTGAGCATCGCCGCCGGGCTGCTCCAGCTCCATCACGGACTGGCCCAGGAAGCAGGCGCTCAGCCAGCGCCCGCGCCCCTGCTATCCTCGGGGGAATGA
- the xdhB gene encoding xanthine dehydrogenase molybdopterin binding subunit gives MSTPFEFRLNGQTVQVDDASPNTTLLDYLRARGLTGTKQGCAEGDCGACTVAMVDRDVSGQKTLRAFNSCIALLPMVAGRELVTVEGVGSRAAPHPVQQAMVKHYGSQCGFCTPGFVVSMVEAYCRKDAGSPEAIADQLCGNICRCTGYRPIRDAMVDALATRDAKGAGPGLPGVSLEGPPSPTPPLRYEARDGLFLRPTTWEDLLALRALHPEAMLVAGATELGVDITKKSRRYPFLISTEGVEALRAIRREEDGWYVGGAASLVDVEDALGHEVPELAKMLNVFASRQIRHRATLAGNLVTASPIGDTAPVLLALDARLVLASVRGERTVALSDFFLAYRKTALQPDEVVRFVVIPHAPAKDSGLTRHSDSFKVSKRRELDISIVAAGFCIETDALGLVRTARLGYGGVAATPARAKQTEAQLMGHPWNAEAVARVRATLEREFTPLTDLRGSAEYRRGLVVSLLEKFASGERSAALDGRPRFAPGAPVATADAGRELRHESALGHVTGSAQYVDDLAQRQPMLTVWPVLSPHAHARILRRDASAALKVPGVVKVLLAEDIPGMNDTGPIRHDEPLLAKDEVLFHAQVVALVVGETPEACREGARQVVVDYEPLPAVLTLTEALKQGSFHTDPHIIRRGDVDSALASSPNRLAGELTMGGQEHFYLETHAAFAEVGDDGDVTVTSSTQHPSEVQAIISHVLHMPRSRVVVKAPRMGGGFGGKETQGNAPAALVALAAVHTGRPVKWMLDRDVDMVVTGKRHPFHAAWEVGFDATGRLLALKADLTSNGGWSLDLSESITDRALFHLDNGYYVPSVRYTGRVAKTHLVSNTAFRGFGGPQGMLVMEDILARIAAALGLAPEAVRQRNLYDGVGDTNTTHYGQELEDNRLPKLWNDLMESSDFAKRRAELEAFNASSPRIKRGLAITPMKFGISFTATFLNQAGALVHVYRDGSVLLSHGGTEMGQGLHTKIQGVAMRELGLPADLVRVAHTATDKVPNTSATAASSGSDLNGAAVREACIQVRERLAPVAARMLVQLHGQAVSPDALVFEDGRISAASRPDQGLPFGTVVEEAYRDRVGLSVTGYYRTPGIGYDRTLGRGKPFLYFAYGAAVSEVEVDGDTGMKRVLRSDLLEDVGDSLNPGLDRGQVEGAFVQGMGWLTGEELKWDANGRLLTHSASTYAVPAFSDAPIDLRVALMERAEQKGTIHGSKAVGEPPLMLALSVREALRDAVAAFGAPGGDVDLPSPATHEALFLAIQRRKARGAGLPVPDETREVA, from the coding sequence ATGAGCACCCCCTTCGAATTCCGGCTCAACGGCCAGACGGTCCAGGTCGACGACGCGTCGCCCAACACCACCCTGCTGGATTACCTGCGCGCGCGTGGACTGACGGGCACGAAGCAGGGCTGTGCCGAAGGCGACTGCGGCGCGTGCACCGTGGCCATGGTGGACCGGGACGTGAGCGGCCAGAAGACGCTGCGCGCGTTCAACAGCTGCATCGCGCTGTTGCCCATGGTGGCCGGGCGCGAGCTCGTCACCGTGGAGGGCGTGGGCAGCCGCGCCGCGCCCCACCCCGTGCAGCAGGCCATGGTGAAGCACTACGGCTCGCAGTGCGGCTTCTGCACGCCGGGCTTCGTCGTCTCCATGGTGGAGGCGTACTGTCGCAAGGACGCGGGCTCTCCGGAGGCCATCGCGGATCAGCTCTGCGGCAACATCTGCCGCTGTACCGGCTACCGCCCCATCCGAGACGCGATGGTGGACGCGCTCGCCACCCGCGACGCGAAGGGCGCGGGCCCCGGGCTTCCCGGCGTCTCGCTGGAGGGGCCGCCCTCCCCCACCCCGCCCCTGCGCTACGAAGCGCGCGACGGCCTGTTCCTGCGCCCCACCACGTGGGAGGACCTGCTCGCGCTGCGAGCCCTGCACCCGGAGGCGATGCTCGTGGCCGGCGCCACCGAGCTGGGCGTGGACATCACCAAGAAGTCCCGCCGCTACCCGTTCCTCATCTCGACGGAAGGCGTGGAGGCCCTGCGCGCCATCCGCCGCGAGGAGGACGGCTGGTACGTGGGCGGCGCCGCGTCGCTGGTGGATGTGGAGGACGCGCTGGGCCACGAGGTGCCGGAGCTGGCGAAGATGCTCAACGTCTTCGCCTCGCGGCAGATCCGCCACCGCGCCACGCTCGCGGGCAACCTGGTGACGGCCTCGCCCATCGGGGACACGGCGCCGGTGCTGCTCGCGCTGGACGCCCGGCTGGTGCTCGCGTCCGTGCGCGGCGAGCGGACGGTGGCGCTGTCGGACTTCTTCCTCGCCTACCGCAAGACGGCGCTCCAGCCGGACGAGGTGGTCCGCTTCGTCGTCATTCCCCACGCCCCGGCGAAGGACAGCGGGCTGACCCGGCACTCGGACAGCTTCAAGGTGTCCAAGCGCCGCGAGCTGGACATCAGCATCGTCGCGGCGGGCTTCTGCATCGAGACGGACGCGCTGGGCCTCGTGCGCACCGCGCGGCTGGGCTACGGCGGCGTCGCGGCCACCCCGGCGCGGGCGAAGCAGACGGAGGCCCAGCTCATGGGCCACCCGTGGAACGCGGAGGCCGTGGCCCGCGTGCGCGCCACGCTGGAGCGCGAGTTCACGCCCCTCACGGACCTGCGTGGCAGCGCGGAGTACCGGCGCGGGCTGGTGGTGTCCCTGCTGGAGAAGTTCGCGTCCGGCGAGCGCAGCGCCGCGCTGGACGGACGCCCCCGCTTCGCCCCGGGCGCTCCTGTCGCCACCGCGGACGCGGGCCGCGAGCTGCGCCATGAGAGCGCGCTGGGCCACGTGACGGGCAGCGCGCAGTACGTGGATGACCTCGCGCAGCGCCAGCCCATGCTGACGGTGTGGCCGGTGCTGTCGCCGCACGCGCACGCGCGCATCCTCCGCCGCGACGCCAGCGCCGCGTTGAAGGTGCCCGGCGTGGTGAAGGTGCTGCTCGCGGAGGACATCCCGGGCATGAACGACACGGGACCCATCCGCCATGATGAGCCGCTGCTCGCGAAGGACGAGGTGCTCTTCCACGCGCAGGTGGTGGCGCTCGTCGTCGGCGAGACGCCCGAGGCCTGCCGCGAGGGCGCGCGCCAGGTGGTGGTGGACTACGAGCCCCTGCCCGCCGTGCTCACGCTGACCGAGGCCCTGAAGCAAGGCAGCTTCCACACCGACCCGCACATCATCCGCCGGGGCGACGTGGACAGCGCGCTCGCCTCCAGCCCGAACCGGCTGGCCGGAGAGCTGACGATGGGCGGCCAGGAGCACTTCTACCTGGAGACGCACGCGGCCTTCGCGGAGGTGGGCGACGACGGCGACGTCACGGTGACGTCCTCCACGCAGCACCCGTCGGAGGTGCAGGCCATCATCTCGCACGTGCTGCACATGCCGCGCAGCCGCGTGGTGGTGAAGGCGCCGCGCATGGGCGGCGGCTTCGGCGGCAAGGAGACTCAAGGAAACGCGCCCGCGGCGCTGGTGGCGCTGGCGGCGGTGCACACGGGCCGGCCGGTGAAGTGGATGCTGGACCGCGACGTGGACATGGTCGTCACGGGCAAGCGCCATCCGTTCCACGCGGCCTGGGAGGTGGGCTTCGACGCCACGGGCCGGCTGCTCGCGCTCAAGGCGGACCTCACGTCCAACGGCGGCTGGTCCCTGGACCTGTCCGAGTCCATCACCGACCGGGCCCTCTTCCACCTGGACAACGGCTACTACGTGCCGTCGGTGCGCTACACCGGCCGCGTGGCGAAGACGCACCTGGTCTCCAACACGGCATTCCGGGGCTTCGGCGGTCCGCAGGGCATGCTGGTGATGGAGGACATCCTGGCGCGCATCGCGGCCGCCCTGGGCCTGGCCCCGGAGGCCGTGCGCCAGCGCAACCTCTACGACGGCGTGGGCGACACCAACACCACGCACTACGGCCAGGAGCTGGAGGACAACCGGCTGCCGAAGCTGTGGAACGACCTGATGGAGTCGTCCGACTTCGCGAAGCGCCGCGCGGAGCTGGAGGCCTTCAACGCGTCCAGCCCCCGCATCAAGCGCGGACTGGCCATCACGCCGATGAAGTTCGGCATCTCCTTCACCGCCACCTTCCTCAACCAGGCGGGCGCGCTGGTGCACGTGTACCGCGACGGCTCCGTATTGCTGTCGCACGGCGGCACGGAGATGGGCCAGGGGTTGCACACCAAGATCCAGGGCGTGGCCATGCGCGAACTGGGCCTGCCCGCGGACCTGGTGCGCGTGGCGCACACGGCGACGGACAAGGTGCCCAACACGTCCGCGACGGCGGCCTCCAGCGGCTCCGACCTCAACGGCGCGGCGGTGCGCGAGGCGTGCATCCAGGTGCGCGAGCGGCTGGCTCCGGTGGCCGCGCGCATGCTGGTGCAGTTGCACGGGCAGGCAGTGTCTCCGGACGCGCTGGTGTTCGAGGACGGGCGCATCTCGGCGGCGTCGCGGCCGGACCAGGGGCTGCCCTTCGGGACCGTGGTGGAGGAGGCCTATCGCGACCGCGTGGGCCTGTCCGTCACGGGCTACTACCGCACGCCGGGCATCGGCTACGACCGGACCCTGGGCCGGGGCAAGCCGTTCCTCTACTTCGCCTATGGCGCGGCGGTGAGCGAGGTGGAGGTGGACGGCGACACGGGCATGAAGCGCGTGCTGCGCTCGGACCTGCTGGAGGACGTGGGGGATTCACTCAACCCCGGCCTGGACCGGGGTCAGGTGGAGGGCGCCTTCGTGCAGGGCATGGGGTGGCTCACCGGCGAGGAGCTGAAGTGGGACGCGAACGGGCGGCTGCTCACGCACTCCGCCAGCACCTACGCGGTGCCCGCGTTCAGCGACGCGCCCATCGACCTGCGCGTGGCCTTGATGGAGCGGGCCGAGCAGAAGGGCACCATCCACGGCAGCAAGGCCGTGGGCGAGCCGCCGCTGATGCTGGCCCTGTCCGTGCGGGAGGCGCTGCGCGACGCGGTGGCCGCCTTCGGAGCGCCGGGCGGCGACGTGGACCTGCCCTCGCCCGCCACGCACGAGGCCCTCTTCCTGGCCATCCAGCGGCGCAAGGCGAGGGGTGCGGGGCTCCCGGTTCCGGACGAAACGCGCGAGGTGGCCTGA
- a CDS encoding MbnP family copper-binding protein yields MRSLLRSRILLPLALVGALGCGDDEPQTPELLTVNLPVVARVGTEAFECGKTYTNVGTTGTTYEPMDFRVYVHNVRLVTRDGKEVPVTLTEDGTWQHSGVVLLDFANKDGLCTQGTAAMNASIKGTAPQGDYTGLRFTVGVPEDVNHGDPTTLGAPMDDTGLHWSWQSGFIFTRIEGRTQGLPQHVLHLGSTACAPPPEGQTQGTAGCANNNRPEFHLDGFDVTKNKVVMDLGTLFAGANLDVNAPSTAAGCMSSPTDTDCGALFQPLGLAFGGQAANPAAQTFIRAE; encoded by the coding sequence ATGCGCTCCCTGCTCCGCTCCCGCATCCTCCTTCCGCTGGCCCTCGTGGGCGCGCTCGGCTGTGGGGACGACGAACCCCAGACGCCCGAGCTGCTGACGGTGAACCTGCCTGTCGTCGCCCGCGTGGGCACGGAGGCCTTCGAGTGCGGCAAGACGTACACGAACGTCGGGACGACGGGGACGACCTACGAGCCCATGGACTTCCGCGTGTATGTCCACAACGTGCGGCTGGTGACGCGGGACGGGAAGGAGGTGCCCGTGACGCTGACCGAGGACGGCACGTGGCAGCACTCGGGCGTGGTGCTGCTGGACTTCGCGAACAAGGACGGGCTGTGCACGCAAGGCACGGCGGCGATGAACGCGTCCATCAAGGGCACGGCGCCCCAGGGTGACTACACGGGCCTGCGCTTCACGGTGGGCGTGCCGGAGGACGTGAACCACGGCGACCCCACGACGCTCGGTGCGCCGATGGATGATACGGGCCTGCACTGGAGCTGGCAGAGCGGCTTCATCTTCACGCGCATCGAAGGCCGCACGCAGGGCCTTCCCCAGCACGTCCTGCACCTGGGCAGCACGGCCTGCGCGCCGCCGCCCGAGGGCCAGACGCAGGGCACCGCCGGGTGCGCGAACAACAACCGTCCGGAGTTCCACCTGGACGGCTTCGACGTGACGAAGAACAAGGTGGTGATGGACCTGGGCACGCTCTTCGCGGGCGCCAACCTGGACGTGAACGCGCCCAGCACGGCCGCGGGCTGCATGTCGTCCCCCACCGACACGGACTGCGGTGCCCTCTTCCAGCCCCTGGGGCTGGCCTTCGGCGGCCAGGCGGCGAACCCGGCCGCGCAGACCTTCATCCGGGCCGAGTAG
- a CDS encoding methanobactin export MATE transporter MbnM, whose product MARRQGQAWKALATVALLGAGCADPSGPTEEPVPYDWKLPAGFPKPRVPEDNPMSEAKVQLGRRLFYDKRLSLNGTQSCGSCHEQARAFTDGRVHAVGSTGQAHRRNGQGLANVAYATSLTWANSALTTLEAQALVPLFGREPVELGFADQQDVLLERLRADPDLTARFAEAFPNEATPVSLATLTRALSAFERSLISGTSPYDRYLYGKEVDALSPAAKRGLQLFLSERLECDHCHSGFNFQDATVHEATKEPVLPYHNTGLYNEDGQGAYPAGDTGLFEITFRPDDMGRFKAPSLRNVAVTGPYMHDGSVETLSDVLDHYAAGGRARAANGGQPSPLQSAFVRGFELTPEEKADVIAFLESLTDTAFLTDPRFADPATVP is encoded by the coding sequence GTGGCACGACGACAAGGACAGGCGTGGAAGGCCCTGGCGACGGTGGCGTTGCTGGGCGCGGGCTGCGCGGATCCCTCGGGTCCGACCGAGGAGCCCGTGCCCTACGACTGGAAGCTGCCAGCGGGCTTCCCCAAGCCGCGCGTGCCGGAGGACAACCCCATGTCGGAGGCGAAGGTCCAGCTGGGCCGGCGCCTCTTCTACGACAAGCGCTTGTCGTTGAACGGCACGCAGTCCTGTGGCTCCTGCCACGAGCAGGCCCGGGCCTTCACGGACGGGCGAGTGCACGCCGTGGGCAGCACGGGACAGGCGCACCGTCGCAACGGACAAGGGCTGGCGAACGTGGCGTACGCGACCAGCCTCACCTGGGCCAACTCCGCGCTCACCACGCTGGAGGCCCAGGCGCTGGTGCCGCTGTTCGGGCGGGAGCCGGTGGAGCTGGGCTTCGCGGATCAACAGGACGTGTTGCTGGAGCGGCTGCGCGCGGATCCGGACCTGACGGCCCGTTTCGCGGAGGCATTCCCGAACGAGGCCACGCCGGTGTCGCTGGCCACGCTGACGCGGGCGTTGTCCGCGTTCGAGCGTTCGCTCATCTCCGGCACGTCGCCGTATGACCGCTATCTGTACGGCAAGGAGGTGGACGCGCTGAGTCCCGCGGCGAAGCGGGGCTTGCAGCTGTTCCTGTCCGAGCGCCTGGAGTGCGACCACTGCCACTCCGGCTTCAACTTCCAGGACGCGACCGTGCACGAGGCGACGAAGGAGCCGGTGCTGCCGTACCACAACACGGGGCTCTACAACGAAGACGGCCAGGGCGCGTATCCCGCTGGGGACACAGGCCTCTTCGAAATCACGTTCCGTCCGGATGACATGGGGCGCTTCAAAGCGCCGTCGCTGCGCAACGTAGCCGTCACCGGGCCGTACATGCACGACGGCAGCGTGGAGACGCTCTCCGACGTGTTGGACCACTACGCGGCGGGAGGCCGAGCACGGGCGGCGAACGGCGGACAGCCGAGCCCCCTGCAGAGCGCCTTCGTGCGCGGCTTCGAGCTGACGCCCGAGGAGAAGGCGGACGTCATCGCGTTCCTGGAGTCGCTCACGGACACTGCGTTCCTGACCGACCCGCGCTTCGCGGATCCCGCCACCGTGCCGTGA
- a CDS encoding putative periplasmic lipoprotein: MRHWIFVLCVGVLAGCSDKPSPPPTGQSDAGTIVEDAGTASGVERPGALERPPLERLPDDLKPPAQ, from the coding sequence ATGCGCCACTGGATCTTCGTGTTGTGCGTCGGTGTTCTCGCCGGCTGTTCGGACAAGCCCTCGCCGCCGCCCACGGGGCAGAGCGATGCGGGCACCATCGTGGAGGACGCGGGTACGGCCTCTGGTGTCGAGCGGCCGGGGGCGCTGGAGCGTCCTCCGCTGGAGCGGTTGCCGGACGACCTCAAGCCGCCCGCTCAGTAG
- a CDS encoding YcnI family copper-binding membrane protein yields MKSSLGPLCVVAGSLLSSSAFAHAAVAGATPPYAGATFEADITVSHGCDGADTYKMRVQIPEGVTNVRPVDSVFGTAEVEKDASGNVTAVTWTKPTGNVKAADTHFFHLGLRMKLPSKPFTTLFFPTTQTCSTQGGALTVVEWTGTAGGEHNHDGDAGTGASENPAPSLYLMPSRLPGWNQYTVEEHVHDLTVFKDALIVWSGTQAYSFNPVTQALIEKESGVTALTQIHPGTVIWVKY; encoded by the coding sequence ATGAAGTCTTCCCTGGGGCCGCTGTGTGTTGTCGCGGGTTCGCTGCTGTCCTCATCCGCCTTCGCGCACGCGGCGGTGGCGGGTGCCACGCCTCCCTATGCCGGGGCGACCTTCGAGGCTGACATCACGGTGAGCCACGGCTGTGACGGCGCGGACACGTACAAGATGCGGGTCCAGATTCCGGAGGGCGTCACGAACGTGCGCCCGGTGGACTCCGTGTTCGGCACGGCCGAGGTGGAGAAGGATGCCTCCGGCAACGTGACGGCGGTGACGTGGACGAAGCCCACGGGCAACGTGAAGGCGGCGGACACGCACTTCTTCCACCTGGGGCTGCGCATGAAGCTGCCCTCGAAGCCGTTCACCACGCTGTTCTTCCCCACGACGCAGACGTGCAGCACGCAGGGCGGCGCGCTGACGGTGGTGGAGTGGACGGGCACCGCGGGCGGTGAGCACAACCACGATGGGGACGCGGGCACGGGGGCTTCGGAGAACCCGGCACCGTCGCTCTACCTGATGCCCTCTCGGTTGCCGGGCTGGAACCAGTACACGGTGGAGGAGCATGTGCATGACCTGACCGTGTTCAAGGACGCGCTCATTGTCTGGTCTGGCACGCAGGCGTACAGCTTCAACCCCGTCACGCAGGCGCTCATCGAGAAGGAGTCTGGTGTCACCGCGCTCACGCAGATCCATCCGGGCACGGTCATCTGGGTGAAGTACTAG